The DNA window AGGGTGAGGTCGTTGTGCAGCCACTGCCACACCTGGCTGCGGGAGATCTCCGCCGTGGCGGCGTCCTCCATGAGGTTGAAGATGGCCACCGCGCCGGAGCCACGCAGCCAGCTGGCCAGGTACTGCACGCCGACGCTGACCGCGTTGCGCAGCCCGGTCTCGCTGTGCGGGCCCGGGGTGGCGCGCACGGAGAGCAGGTCCGCGGCGGTGACCCGCACGTCGTCGCGGGTGCGGTCGAGCTGGTTCGGCCGGTCGCCGAGCACCGTGTCGAAGACCTCCCGGCAGATCGGCACCAGGTCGGGGTGGGCCACCCAGGAGCCGTCGAAACCGTCGCCGGCCTCGCGGGTCTTGTCGTCGCGGACCTTCGCCAGGGCGGTCTCGTTGACCTGCGGGTCGCGTCGACTGGGGATGAAGGCGGCCATTCCGCCGATGGCGTGCGCGCCACGTCGGTGGCAGGTCCGCACCAGCAGCTCGGTGTACGCCCGCATGAACGGCACGGTCATCGTCACCGCGTTCCGGTCCGGCAGCAGGAAGTCGGCGCCCCGGGTGCGGAACTTCTTGATCACGCTGAACATGTAGTCCCACCGGCCGGCGTTCAGCCCGGCGGAGTGCTCCCGCAGCTCGTAGAGGATCTCGTCCATCTCGAACGCGGCCGGGAAGGTCTCGATCAGCACGGTGGCACGGATGGTGCCGCGCGGGATGTCGAGCCGTTCCTGAGCGGCCAGGAAGACGTCGTTCCACAATCGCGCTTCGAGGTGGCTTTCCATCTTGGGCAGGTAGAAGTAGGGCCCGGCGCCGCGGTCGATCTGCCGGCGGGCGCAGTGGAACAAGTAGAGCCCGAAGTCGACGAGGCTGCCGGAGGTGCGCTCGCCGTCGACGAGGATGTGCTTCTCGGTGAGGTGCCAGCCGCGCGGGCGTACCACGATCGTAGCCAGTTGACCGTCGTGCAACGCGTACTGCTTGCCCTCGGGGGATGTGAAGGCGAGCTTGCCGTCGATGGCGTCGCGCAGGTTGAGCTGACCGGAGATGACGTTCTCCCAGAGCGGGGTGTTGGCGTCCTCGTGGTCGGCCAGCCACACCTTCGCCCCGGAGTTGAGCGCGTTGATGGTCATCTTCGCGTCGGTGGGGCCGGTGATCTCGACGCGGCGGTCGACCAGGCCGGGTGCCGGCTCGGCGACCCGCCAGTCGGCCTCGCGGATCTCCCGGGTCTCGGGCAGGAAGTCCAGCAAACCACCGTCGGCCAGCTCGGCCTCACGCTGCCGTCGGAGGGCGAGCAGGTCCCGGCGACGCGGGTCGAAGGCGCGATGCAGATCGGCGAGGAAGGTCAGCGCCTCCGGGGTGAGGATCTCGTCGTACCGGGGGTGCATCGGGCCCGTGACCTCGATGCCCGCAGGGATGGTCATCGGCTCGCTCCTCACCATGACATGCGTGGTGATCGATTGGACGCGCTCCTGCCGACTGTAGTTCTTGCAGTTCGGACCCGCGACCTGAGCGACGACACAGTCGCCGGGAGCGGTCGACCCGGTGCGGCGAACGGCGCCTCAGGCGCGGCGAGCGGCAAATGAGCCGCGAGGCGGCGAGAGCCGGGTGCGGCCCGCGACGCCGGCCCGGCGGCCGCCACGTTCAGCCGCCGTTAATCTCCACGTCGGTATGCTGCGGCCGCGGATGGAAGCGGGGGGCGATGGGTGCGGGTGACTGGATGCGCGGAGGATCGCTGATCGCGAGCGTGTTGGTCATGGCGGGACTTGCCGGCTGCGCGCAGCGCCCTGTCCCGCCACCACCACCCCCACCGCCCTCGGTGGACCCCGCGCCGTCGGCGAGACCGGCCGAGCCGCAGGCTCTGATGGCGATGATCGGTGGGCTGGTCGAGCAGACCGGTGTCGGGGACGACATCCGGCAGGGCGAGATCGAGACCGGCGAGGCCCATTTCGAACCCTGCGACCTGCTCATCACCGACCCGAACCGGGCGATGGGGGTCGGGCTTGATCTTGATGCGGTGTGGGCCGCTGGCCTTGAGGTCAATCCCGTGCCGTCCTTCCAGAACATCCAGCCCCCGATGACCCTCATGGACGTCCGGGTGGTCCATCTGTCCGAGGACTCCGCGGCCGCCGACGCCGCAAACCAGGTGCGCACCGCGAAGTGCCCGAGTGACGAGTTCCGGCTCAACATCGGCCAGGCGACTGCCCGGTGGGGAGCACGCACGGTGGCGGTCGGCCCGACGAGCGCGCGGCTGACCTCGGCGACGGTGAAGCGGGTGAACCCGGAGATCGAAGCCGGCGTGGCGTATCTGCCCGGCGATGCGCGGCTGGTCTTCGCACACGGGCCACTGCTGATCAGCATCGAGGCGCTCACGTTGTGGCCGCGCAAGCTGAACTCCGCCGCCGAGATCACCGCCGCGGCTCAGGAGAAGGCGATGACCCTGGCGGCGGCCATCGTGCGGGCCCTCCCATCGGCAAGCGAGGGGTGACGGAGCGCACCACGGGTGGGGCGCCGAGCGTCGACGCCAGGACCACGGCACGCAGTGGCAGATGCCGCTACGTCCGAGCCCGCCTCTTGATCTGCCAGTGCTATCAGGTTTCGAAAGTTTCGAGCCGGACCGCACCGGTGCTGCGCAGGTCACGGGTTGAATTTCCGGAAGTGTTCGCGCTTGACGGGCTCCATCGACCGACTTAACGTTTCGAGCAGGTTTCCGGTCTCCACACGGCGGAGCTGTCAGCGCCACCTCGGTCAGCCCGAGACCTCCGGACACCCCGCACCGGCCTCACTTCCAGCCCACCAGCACCATGCCCGCACCCTCCACTTTATGATCGATTTCTATCGATTGATGCCGAAAGGAAGGCAGATGAAGCAACGACGGTGGATCAGTGTCGGCGCGGTCGCGGTCGCGACCGTTGCGGCACTGAACGCGGTGCCCGCCACCGCGAGCCGGCCGTACGATCCGACCGCCCAGAGCCTGGCCGCTCTCGGGCTGCGCCACGGCCTCCAGGTCGGCACCGCGGTGGACCTGGCAGCCCTCAACGACGCCAACGACCCGCAGTACCGCCGCCTGGCCGCCTCCGAGTTCTCCTCGGTCACCGCCGAGAACGCGATGAAGTGGGAGAGCCTGGAACCCACCCGCGGCGTGTACGACTGGGCCGCGGCCGATCAACTCGTCGAGTTCGCGCGACGCAACAAGCAGAGCGTGCGCGGCCACGTGCTGGTCTGGCACAACCAGCTGCCCACCTGGCTGACCAGCGGGGTCGCCGACGGCTCCATCAGCAAGCAGGAGCTGCGCGAGCTGCTGCGCAAGCACATCACCACCGTCGTCAGCCGCTACAAGGGCAAGATCTGGCAGTGGGACGTGGTCAACGAGGCGGTCGGCGACCCGTGGGACACCCCGTCGACCCTGCACTACAAGGGCTTCTGGGCGCAGAACCTCGGGCCCGGCTACATCGCCGACGCGTTCCGCTGGGCGCGGGCCGCCGACCCCAGGGCGCTGCTGTTCTACAACGACTACAACATCGAGGCGTTCGGCTCCGGCAACCCCGCCGACGACAAACCGCAGTTCGTCTACGACATGGTCAAGGGGTTGCGCGCCCAGGGCGTCCCGATCGACGGCATCGGCTCCCAGGGCCATCTGGGCACCCAGTACGGCAACTACGACACCCTCCAGGTGACCGCCGCGCTGAAGAAGTTCGCCGCGCTCGGTGTCGCCACCGCGTTCACCGAGGTCGACGTTCGCAGCGAGATGACCGAGGCGGTCCAGGCCGGCAACTCGGCCGAGATCAACCCCCGGTTGCAGGCGTCAGCCGCCAACTTCAGCGTGCTGATGAAGGCCTGCCTCGCCGTACGCAGCTGCCTGTCGTACACCGTCTGGGGTTTCACCGACAGGCACTCCTGGGTGCCGGGGTGGTTCACCGAGCCGCCGCAGGGCATGGCCGCCATCTACGACGAGAACTACCAGCCCAAGCGGGCGTACCACGAGCTGAAGTCCGACCTGATCTTCGCCGGCCCGCCGTACGTCCTGCCACGCGTCGCACCGAAGCCGCGCCGCTGACCCGCTCCGGGAACACCGGAACACCACCGGGCCGTGTGAGGCTTTGCGCCCCACACGGCCCGCACGCGACGATGATGCTCCTGCCGATGGGCCAGCAGTAAGATCGCTGGCACCTCAGCGAAGACTCTCGCCTGCGTCATCCGGAGTCCGCGTGTCCGAGCAGCCAGCCGTCGACGTCACCCACGATCCCCGGAGGTGCCGTCTGCTGCGCGGTCCCGCTCCTGGTCAGAGTCCGTGGACGGCGCATGGCTGACCGTTGGTACCGGACTACCCGCCGGGCACTGGCCGTCGTGTGCCTGATCGCCGCCGCCGCGGTGCCGGCCGGTTCATCGGCGGCCTCCACGACCCGGTCCGCGGCCCTGCGGGTGCTCCAGATGAACCTCTGCAACAGCGGCCGGGCCGGCTGCTACACGGGTCGGTCGGTGACCGCGGCGGCTGAGGCGATCAGTGCGGAGCTGCCCGACGTGGTGTCCCTCAACGAGATCTGCCGGGACGATGTGGCCGCGCTGGAGGGCGTGCTCGCGAACGTCCACACCGGCGGCGCCGTCGTGTCCGCCTTCACGGCTGCCGGCGACCGCCCCAGCGGCTCCGTCACCCAGTGCCGCAACGGCGAGCCGTACGGCATCGGACTACTGACCCACCTCAAGGCGGCGAGCACCCCGTACACGGTCCGCAGCGGGATCTACCCGACCCAGGACGTCTCGGACCCCGAGCAACGAGCCTGGGTCTGCGTCCACGTCCCTCGCGCGCTGCACGCCTGCACCACACACCTGGCGGCCACCAGCCTCACCGTCGCGCTCGCCCAGTGCCATCACCTGCTCGACACGGTCGTACCAGCGATCCGCAGGAGCAGTGGGTACGCGCCCACGGTGCTGAGCGGCGACCTCAACCTCCGGCACGACCGCTCCCCCGACGTGCGGTCCTGCATGCCGCCGGACTACCTGCGGGTCGACGACGGCGCGCTACAGCACCTGATGGCGACAGCCGACGTCACGATCTGTTGCAGCCGGTCGATAGGCATGCACGGGGCGACCGACCACCCGGGGCTGCTGGCCACACTCACGATCGAGGGCAGACGTCCCGGCTGGACCCGGTCGCACAGCGCCGGGCCCTTGCCCGCGCCCTGTAGGTCCGCCGCAGTCGATCAACCCGCCGCTGCTGGCTATCGCACGATGCGGGCGACGGCGCCGTTGAAGGACACGTCCTGCACGGATGGACGGGGCTGCGGGGCGTCATCCGCGCGCCACCGCGCCACGGACACGATGCCCGGATCGACGAGTTCCATCCCATCGAGCAGGCCGGCGAACTGCTCCGTGCTCCGGGCACGGAACCTGCCGTCGTGATTGTTGGCTTCGAGCTTCGCGATCACGGCCGGCGGGAGGAATTCCCAGGTGACGTGCGAGGCGACCACGTAGCTGCCGGCCGGGAGCGCGGCGACGAGCCGGGCGAGGATGCCCCCGGGGTCTTCGTCATCACGGATGAAGTGCAGGATCGCCACCAGCATCAGCGCGACGGGCTGGGACAGGTCCAACGTGGTCCGCAGATCCGGGTGGGCGAGGATCTGCTCCGGCTCACGCAGGTCGGCGTCGAGGTAGGCAGTGTGGCCCTCAGCTGTGCTGCTCAACAGCGCGCGGGCGTGGGCGAGGACGATCGGGTCGTTGTCGACGTAGACGACCCGGGCGGTCGGGTCGATCGCCTGGGCGACCTCGTGGGTGTTGTCGGCGGTCGGGATCCCGGTGCCGATATCCAGGAACTGCCGGACGCCTTGTTGCGCCAGGAAACGCACCGCCCGCTGCAGGAACATCCGGTTCTCGACGGCGGCCAGCCGGACGGTGGGCATCGCGGCCGCGAGGGCGTCACCGGACTCCCGGTCGGCAGCGAAATTGTCCTTGCCGCCCAGCAGGTAGTTGTACCTGCGAGCCGGGTGCGCGACCGTGGTGTCGATCCGGTCCGCCGCTGACAGTTCCCCGCTCCGGCCAGTCACCAGGCCCCCCATCGCCGCGTTCGACCTCTACAAGGTACACAGCCGACGGTCGTTGGGAATGCCGTCATCCCTCCGGGATGAAGGTCTGCCCGCTGCGCGACCTACGAGACCCGCTACGAACGGAGCACCGATGAGCCGCCACCTCCAGGTCACCTTCGACGCCCACGACCCGCGGGCGCTTTCGTCCTTCTGGCGCGACGTACTGGAATACGTCCTCCCCGGCCCGCCCGGAGTCGACCTGCCCGAGGGCGCCGACCCGTTGGCCGCGTGGGACGACTTCCTGGCGCGAATCGGCGTACCGGAGGAGCAGCGCAACACGAGATCGGCCATCGAGGACCCGGACGGGCACGGCCCACGGCTGTTCTTCCAGCAGGTGCCGGAGGACAAGGTCGCCAAGAACCGCGTCCACCTCGACGTCCGTGTGGCCCCCGGGCTGGAGGGAGAAAAGCGGATGGCGGCGCTGGAGGCCGAGTGCGACCGGCTCGTGGCGCTGGGAGCGACGCGGGTACGTCGTGACGAGCCGGCTCCCCCACTGAGCGCCGGCCACATCGTGATGACCGACCCCGAGGGCAACGAGTTCTGCCTGGACTGACGCGGCTCAGCTGTGGCCACGGAGGCGGTGTGGGGCGGGCCGCCGGCTAGGTGCCGAAGGCTCGGACCGTGCGGAGCAGGAAGCCGGCCAGGAGAAGCTGACGGCCGCCTGTCTCCGCGGCCACGTCGATCTCCTCGACCTCCGTGTCGACCCACTCCGGCTCGGGGAAGCCCGCCCGCAGGAGGTCCTCGGTCACGCCCCAGCCGTGGCCCGCCTTCAAGGACACCGCCAGGACGAAGACGCTCGCGCCCGGCGCGGCGAGACCCGGCAGCAGCGCGACGTATTCGTCCACCTCGCCGCCGCCGCGCCGGTTGAGGCTGTGGAGCAGGCCGGAGTCGAACACCGTGTCGAACGGTGCCGACGACAACGACAGGGCCCTGGCATCCTGGACCTCGAAGTTCACCGTCAAGCCCTGGCTGGCGGCCTTGGCGCGGGCCATGTCGATCGCCACGCGTGAGATGTCGACCGCCGTCACCTCGTAGCCGCGGCGGGCGAGGGCGATCGCGAGATCGCCCGTGCCGCAGCCGACGTCGAGCACCTTCGGGCCCTTCACCCCGTTGTCCAGCACCTGCGCGAGTGCCGGCTGCGGGCCGCCGATGTCCCACGGTGGCCCACCCGAGCTGGCGGTTTCGCGGTAGGTCTCGTCGTAGTCGATCTCATCGGGCTCGCCGCCGTTGATCTCGGCGTTGTGTGCGGTCATCGCAGACCCCCTGGACAACCAGGTCGCCGACGTCAACCTGGGCTCGACGAACGCGGCAGGACCTGACGGGTGTAGGAGGCGATCCTACGTCGCGGCTGGTGCGGCGGCCTGCCGCTGTGCAATCGACGGGCATCGTCGTGGTGCGCCATCAGCTGCCGCAGCAGCCGCCGGCCTGCCCGCCGGTGGGGGCGGCGTCGAGGGCGATCAGGTTCAGGGGCGCGGACAGCAGGCCCCCGGAGATACCGGTGGCGAGCCCGCGCGCTGTCGGCTCGGCGGCGGGCGCCGGCCCGCAGCAGCTATCGCCGGCGGCGGAGTCCGCGGGGTTGCTGTTGCACACGCCGGTTTCGGGCAGGTCGAGCTGGACGTCACGGGCGGCGGCCCAGTCGCCGGCGAGGGCGGCGACGACGGAGCGGACCTGCTCGTAGCCGGTGGCCATCAGGAACGTCGGCGCCCGACCGTAGGACTTCATACCGACGGCGTAGTAGCCGGGCTCCGGGTGAGCGAGCTCGTCGACGCCGTGCGGGGGCACCGTGCCGCAGGAGTGCTCGTTCGGGTCGATCAGCGGCGCGAGGGCGCGGGTGGCGCCCATGATCGGGTCGA is part of the Micromonospora cremea genome and encodes:
- a CDS encoding endo-1,4-beta-xylanase → MKQRRWISVGAVAVATVAALNAVPATASRPYDPTAQSLAALGLRHGLQVGTAVDLAALNDANDPQYRRLAASEFSSVTAENAMKWESLEPTRGVYDWAAADQLVEFARRNKQSVRGHVLVWHNQLPTWLTSGVADGSISKQELRELLRKHITTVVSRYKGKIWQWDVVNEAVGDPWDTPSTLHYKGFWAQNLGPGYIADAFRWARAADPRALLFYNDYNIEAFGSGNPADDKPQFVYDMVKGLRAQGVPIDGIGSQGHLGTQYGNYDTLQVTAALKKFAALGVATAFTEVDVRSEMTEAVQAGNSAEINPRLQASAANFSVLMKACLAVRSCLSYTVWGFTDRHSWVPGWFTEPPQGMAAIYDENYQPKRAYHELKSDLIFAGPPYVLPRVAPKPRR
- the aceB gene encoding malate synthase A, whose translation is MTIPAGIEVTGPMHPRYDEILTPEALTFLADLHRAFDPRRRDLLALRRQREAELADGGLLDFLPETREIREADWRVAEPAPGLVDRRVEITGPTDAKMTINALNSGAKVWLADHEDANTPLWENVISGQLNLRDAIDGKLAFTSPEGKQYALHDGQLATIVVRPRGWHLTEKHILVDGERTSGSLVDFGLYLFHCARRQIDRGAGPYFYLPKMESHLEARLWNDVFLAAQERLDIPRGTIRATVLIETFPAAFEMDEILYELREHSAGLNAGRWDYMFSVIKKFRTRGADFLLPDRNAVTMTVPFMRAYTELLVRTCHRRGAHAIGGMAAFIPSRRDPQVNETALAKVRDDKTREAGDGFDGSWVAHPDLVPICREVFDTVLGDRPNQLDRTRDDVRVTAADLLSVRATPGPHSETGLRNAVSVGVQYLASWLRGSGAVAIFNLMEDAATAEISRSQVWQWLHNDLTLDDTGARVTRELVERIADEEIAKLPGDPGDYTAARTLFMEVAVADDFADFLTVPAYERMP
- a CDS encoding SAM-dependent methyltransferase yields the protein MTGRSGELSAADRIDTTVAHPARRYNYLLGGKDNFAADRESGDALAAAMPTVRLAAVENRMFLQRAVRFLAQQGVRQFLDIGTGIPTADNTHEVAQAIDPTARVVYVDNDPIVLAHARALLSSTAEGHTAYLDADLREPEQILAHPDLRTTLDLSQPVALMLVAILHFIRDDEDPGGILARLVAALPAGSYVVASHVTWEFLPPAVIAKLEANNHDGRFRARSTEQFAGLLDGMELVDPGIVSVARWRADDAPQPRPSVQDVSFNGAVARIVR
- a CDS encoding class I SAM-dependent methyltransferase, translating into MTAHNAEINGGEPDEIDYDETYRETASSGGPPWDIGGPQPALAQVLDNGVKGPKVLDVGCGTGDLAIALARRGYEVTAVDISRVAIDMARAKAASQGLTVNFEVQDARALSLSSAPFDTVFDSGLLHSLNRRGGGEVDEYVALLPGLAAPGASVFVLAVSLKAGHGWGVTEDLLRAGFPEPEWVDTEVEEIDVAAETGGRQLLLAGFLLRTVRAFGT
- a CDS encoding VOC family protein translates to MSRHLQVTFDAHDPRALSSFWRDVLEYVLPGPPGVDLPEGADPLAAWDDFLARIGVPEEQRNTRSAIEDPDGHGPRLFFQQVPEDKVAKNRVHLDVRVAPGLEGEKRMAALEAECDRLVALGATRVRRDEPAPPLSAGHIVMTDPEGNEFCLD